From Nicotiana tabacum cultivar K326 chromosome 22, ASM71507v2, whole genome shotgun sequence, one genomic window encodes:
- the LOC107831907 gene encoding putative histone H2B.1, translating into MAPKAEKKPAEKKPVEEKKTTVAEKTPAEKKPKAGKKLPKDGGAAAGDKKKKKAKKSVETYKIYIFKVLKQVHPDIGISSKAMGIMNSFINDIFEKLAQESSRLARYNKKPTITSREIQTAVRLVLPGELAKHAVSEGTKAVTKFTSS; encoded by the coding sequence ATGGCACCAAAGGCAGAGAAGAAGCCAGCAGAAAAGAAGCCGGTGGAGGAGAAGAAAACCACCGTTGCCGAGAAAACTCCGGCTGAGAAGAAGCCAAAGGCCGGGAAGAAACTCCCAAAGGACGGTGGTGCCGCTGCCGgagataagaagaagaagaaggccaAGAAGAGCGTTGAAACTTACAAGATCTACATTTTCAAGGTGCTGAAACAGGTCCATCCTGATATTGGGATTTCGAGCAAGGCTATGGGTATCATGAACAGTTTCATTAATGATATCTTTGAGAAGTTGGCCCAAGAATCTTCGAGATTGGCCCGTTACAACAAGAAGCCCACAATTACTTCTCGGGAGATCCAGACTGCTGTGAGACTTGTACTTCCTGGTGAATTGGCTAAGCATGCTGTTTCTGAGGGTACTAAGGCTGTTACCAAATTTACTAGCTCTTGA